The Pomacea canaliculata isolate SZHN2017 linkage group LG14, ASM307304v1, whole genome shotgun sequence genomic sequence CAAGACATGTCTGATGACTGGTGATCCAGCCTTTGTCGGCCTtgcatctgttttgttttctctgagGACCAGCACCAGCGGaccagcatatatatatagccgtTCGTCGTCTATAGTTGGTACCAAAGGATGAATGAAcacacaaaaagtgaaaaactgGATACTACGCattcaatgtaaaataataaatgggATCTCATTTTATTAGCTCACTTCTCCCTCGTCCACGcgctataaatataaatgtttcatcttgtgttttgagtttaaatttttttaatctgtagaAATCTTTTCtgctaaacaaaaatttcatcATGTTGactaaaatatgtatttgttttagCTTTCGTAAAGGAGCAAATTTCTTAAGTAAATTATATACTGgctttaattgtatttttaaaactgctgtttGCAGACAACACAAATCAAGACAAGAAGCTACAGGAAATCTAAATAATCAAAACTAGTTCTCGTTAAATAAAAGTCTTGTCAATATTTGACAGTATGCGTAATAAGTGCTTTAAATTATCTGTTTATCGATCctaaaattgttattattttataccaAAATAGTGAAAATTATTCAATAGCATTATTATaggatataaataaaaattaatgtttagttttgtatcAAAAGACAAAAGTCAAATGGCTGCTGTTTACCCTAGATACCTTACTTCCTGATCACGTACAAGCGACCAGTGAAGGTACTTTCATCGCTTTTTCTGTCACTCACTTGTCTGtgttattttctgcttcatagGTTTACTTTGCAGTAtacatactttttattttttttggatAAAAGTTGACCGTGTGATTATTGCTCATGAAGAGACAATTGTTCGCACAAACGAGCCGCGTTCAATAAATCTCGTATAGATAGCTGTGTTATAAACAAACCGAAGTATACTTGCCTTTCattgattttataaaatatattgctgtacaaaatattgtagaatatgaatacagaaaagaaattttttattgtttagctTATTCGATCGGTCATCTGAATGGTgacattaacattttctgttgCTTATCGCGTCGGTCAATTACGACAGAAGTAATTTGCCTGCCCATTTGACACATTCCCTCCCATCCCTACCCTCTCCAACTCAGCCACCACTAGTATCTGCTAACGCTGCTCACTCAGGGTCGTGGGTTGTGGCAGCCAGCCCTGACCCCCTTCGTGTGCTGTTCCTAGATGTGCAACTGCCTGACCACGTGATGTTGACTTTACCTGTccattcttttgtttgcttgtctgcaGGTATGTGTTCTCCTGTATTGACTTTTCCAGGTCAGGTGTTGTACCAGGATGTCGTCCACTTCACTCCCCCCCACTCCAACCATTTCCTGTCTCTAACCCCAGCATTGATTGTTCCCTCCTCACCACCGggatcataataataaataatcataaaaaaattacttcatcAGTTTAgggaaaaaagtatatatatagagagtgTATCCCTGTTGTGGAAGGACTGATGCAGATTTCACTTATCTTTAACAGTTTATAtcaattattttcctttcatgcATTGTTGCAGGCCATGGATACCCCCACTGTCAGCCCATACCCAGGTTTTGACAGATCAGGTCAGTATTTGACTCCTCGCAAAGCCCCACGTGTGAAGCCTGAGGCAGAGGAGTATGCCTCACGAAACCTAGGCACCACCAACATCTTCAGCAGTGAGCATTACGAGCCTATTGTTACACCTTCTCCGTCTCCTCGCTGTCCCTCATATGAGGCCCGAGACAACTACCAAAGATCAAGAGGTCAAGTGGCTGGACTTCTGGGAGGAAGTGGACCTGCTGTACCACTTGAGTCTGCACCGGCACCAAGGTCAGTCAGCTGTGTTCTTACTTTCCCCAGAAAGAAACCATGGACAAGCTGAGTTTGATACAAAAAGTCAGCATTCTGCATTATTTTGGTATCTGGAAAAATACACTTTTCCATGGTGATTTGTTCagagaaattcttttttaagtcgaaataaaaaatgtactgaTCGTTTGATCCTAACCCTGTAaaccatttccttttttttcctcatcatACAATTCATGTTATATTAGTAAATTAGCTGCAAACAATGTATTTGCTTCAAAGAGTGCGACCAGAGGCACAGAGCATTGCTGAAAACCACTTGGGAAGAGGGATGTCAGAAATTCTGGCAAGTTCCAGCCAGGCTTCAGAATATGCCCAACCAGTTCCCAGGGTGAAGGTGGAAGCAGCTGACCAGGCAGAGCTGGCTCGGGGTCAGAGAATGGGTAAACTTCTCCACAACCCTGATGGCCTACCTGCCACTGCCAGATGCCAACCTCGTGTTAAGCCAGAGGCAGCTGAAATAGCACACTTGGGTGCCGGTCCTCAAATGAATAAGATAATGAACAAGTAAGACGTGTTTTTAAATACCAAGCAAGAATTAGCATCTTAGGAAATTCATGCATTTGTACAAGACTTGCAACCCTTTTAACCCAGCCAAACTTACATGATGGGTCCTTTTGTATATAACAAaaatttgtagagtgcattttCCCTTTGTGGCGATTAATTTTATAACACTCAAATCCACCGTTTATCAGCAAAGAATCTTAATGAGGCATAAATTAGTGTTAATACATGCATAGTTTGATATTTGTTGTAAGTCGATTTAATTAAATGACCTAAAAGTTTATGTTCCACAAAACTTTATCCCAATCCAGGGTTTGATGTAAAAGCATCTTTGATGCCATATGCGAGTGCATAGGAACATGCATGTtcaaatatttatgtctttctgaaattatttattagaaaagtacatttaggttttattttttaaggctGTCTAGCTGAAACAGTACAAGAGGAACTGACTTAAAAGTTAtcaatatttgaaataaacatcaaataaagcaaacaaaaatttatgtcAAAACAGATATGGTGAAACACCAAGGTCAAGTCGACCAGTTCCACGTGTTAAACAGGAAGCAGCAGAGATGGCTAGTATGGACAGAGGTGGGCGCATGCAGAACCTACTGAACAGTTATGGGAAACTGCCAGAGTCAGCACGGCCGGTTCCACGCGTCAGAGATGGACTGGAGTATGCCAGCCTCGATCAGGGGGGCCGCATGTCTCGGCTCATGCATGAAGGGGATACACTGCCAGGTGATTTGAAACCACCTCCTCGAGCACCATCCTCTTCTGGACGACGCAATGTGAGGAAGGGCAAACAAGGAACCGTCAGCCAAGTCTTTGCAGAGACTGCAAAGTGGCAGATTGTGACAAAACCTGGCATTCGCAGTACGAAAGGTGCGTTAGGGTGAAACATAATTGAAAGACTATTACTTCAGTTTCTGCATTACCTCCTCTGGAACATTTTTGATGGTTATTTATTCATGCATGATGTCATAGAAAAAAGTTGATGTCAAGGTAAGCATATatgatttattttgcttttgaatgCAGTAGTTCCTTTCCTAGAACAACAGTCATTGAGCAGAACATTCAGTTGCTGTTTAGCAGCAAATGCTCAGTACCTCCTGAAGTTGGCATTTCAGTACACTGGGATACCAGCTGACCTGTGGCAATCAATAGGTCCTCATGTTATACAGTTTATCTTCCATATCATTTGCCTAGAGTGCAAAGTCACATCTGTCTTTTGCTGACATTAGCTGGTCAAATACCAAGTTAGTTCATATGAGAGTGAGACCGACTCTAACAACTGCTCATTTTGAGGTATTTGCTGAGACAGGCACTGCGTACAATTTACCAAAGAGAAAACACTGTTATTTggattttacaaatgtttagtGCCTTTGGCAGCGTTGTAGTGCCTTGATGGtaatttaagtatttttttcccccttggtATCATGTGCTACAAAGTTctgcaaaacaaagaacactAATCTGCTCTGTAAAATTGTATGTTCCAATCCTCCAGCCTCACCACCAGGCAATGGGAACAGTGGATTTAAAAGCAGTGCCTCACCTTTTCTTCCAAcctagaaaaattattttaaaaggacTGGTTTTAAATGAAGTTACTCCTCCTAAGCATTTACTCGTCTGAACTCGTACATAATACAGGGCAGGTCACCTAACAGTAGCTCACCTTTTACGAGTTCATTATAAGAGGCAGACTACCCTGTACAAGCATGGTTTATAACTTATGGGTAAACAATCAAgaacaaacttttaaatttttgaataatgttgtatttctttttattttgctaataaACACTTGAACAAACACTACAAAAACAGCCATTTCATGGAAGAATTTATTTCAATACAGTCTTGTGACAAAATGTACTATCGTTACCTGCTCcaccatttttaaatttaaaaaaaatgtaggtatGAAGCAGTAGAACATGTTTAAATGCTTATTCAATAGAAtaaatgttctttgttttttaatagcACATGATGGCAATTATTTGAAGCATTTTATTGGTAAATAAGTTCCATTTGACATAAATGTGATGAAGTATggataaataatattaaaagttttaGCAATTTGAACCATTAAAGACAAATATCAAGATACAGCACTATATTTGATATAGACATGCCACACACAACATGCACACCACCCACTCAGTATCTAAGTTCTTTGCAGTTTTGAATTTCTTGCTCAACTGTACATATTAAAGTAAACTGTAAAGAATTTATGTGtacttacaaacaaaattaaaaaaaattagtagaaaacttaattaaacacgTAGGAATTTTAGCAAGCAACAGTATATTTTGTTAATCCTATTTGAGAAACTACACAAATCGAAGCAATTTTTTGCCCTTCAACTTTGAtttaaacacacatgcacatgaattaaaatatttctacattatCCATTTTGTTGGCATTTGTCTTTTAGAATATGCATTCTCTCCTAATATTAACTTTCCAGTGGAACACTTCTTAATCCTCACTCAACAAAAGCAcactatattttcttttctttcacacatcCACTtatagaaagtttttttttatccacccattgcacaattttttaaatctagTATTGTTATAACATTACAAGACACTTTTGTTaagcaaaaaatttaaatggaaGGGACAGATGGACTTCTGTGGAGCAGCTAGTCTTCTTAAACACATGATCACACTCTtactttttcctgttttaacACAAACAAGCCCTGGAAAAGCTTGCTTAAGTTTACTTGGGAATAAGCATTGACTCGCTGCCAGCTGTCTGCTGTGATTTTCAGCTGGCGGTATATTTCTGTCAGTTCCGGACCTTCTTTCTCTAATTGTGAGTGAGCAGAACCTgtcaaatagatatgacaatGCTTTCAATCAAGTTTAATCATgtctttacaatattttttagagacatcatctctctttctctccctttttcagGGACAtcagctctctttctctccatgttttatttttttggagaaGATATATTATTTCCTGGCTTCTTAATCAAAACTTTACAAGATGAAGTTTACCACTGATTTCTTCATTGTTATCTTCATTGCCACATGCATTTGTCTTTTCAGCCACTAGCACAAGGTTTGTTCATGCTTGATGCTTTACTGTACCTTTCTCAGTGATAGTGAGCAATGCCTTGGCTTTCTCTACGTCAAAAATGTGCTGGTAAAAGGACAGCTGGGTGTAGAGGCCGGAGTCTGAGTACTGTACACAAACAAAAGTTACGTTCTTTTCAAGCAACCTTTCAGGCAAGCCACCCTTGTAGAAATAATCATGATTaatatacaatttaaaatagTCTGACAGGTTTATCATCAAATACACTGCACTTGAGTAAAGCCCGCTTCATTGTCTGCCACATCTCCCGACGACAATAtgggaaaaataaatgtttcaaccaaaaaaggggtggtggtggtggtgggggccAAGTAACTAAGACCCTAAAGAAAAGTTGGAAACTGAAATATGCATTAGAGTTTTCGGtgatgaataaacaaatataatcatcaaacattaaacatcaaACCACAAAACTTTGCCCTATGCTCCCCTGGGGGTAattaggaaaaagaagaaaccacAAAACTTGCCTCCTGAAGCAGAACCCCTCGCTGGCATGCAGGGCAGATAGGATGGCCTCTCTGGAATGTCAGTGGCAGTCTGCGTGTCCTGGCACTACATGCTGAATCTTCACATTTCAACCAGCCCTGGCAATCAGATCCCACCATAAGGTCAACATTACACAACAACATGATATATCCTATGCCATGAGTATCAGCAGATCTTATCAAGAGCAGTCATCCAAAAGCATCACCAAAGTTTTCAGCATATTACTGCAAAAACATGGTCTGtccagcaaataaaatgtcctTAGTAATACTACCATATAACCCTGGCTGAAATTCTGGTGTATGAGCAAAGGGAAGATGCACTTAGACTTTATCTCTTCCAGTGTAAGAGGGAAATTACAGATGTAATGTGTACTCTTACTTATGAAGGATTAAAGGAAAAGGTCTCAGCCACAAAGCAGGTATAGCCCAACCTTTTCTGTTCATCCGTGTTCACTTTTCCTGATAAACATGTTGGGCAGGAACTGAGAGATTT encodes the following:
- the LOC112555145 gene encoding uncharacterized protein LOC112555145, which gives rise to MDTPTVSPYPGFDRSGQYLTPRKAPRVKPEAEEYASRNLGTTNIFSSEHYEPIVTPSPSPRCPSYEARDNYQRSRGQVAGLLGGSGPAVPLESAPAPRVRPEAQSIAENHLGRGMSEILASSSQASEYAQPVPRVKVEAADQAELARGQRMGKLLHNPDGLPATARCQPRVKPEAAEIAHLGAGPQMNKIMNKYGETPRSSRPVPRVKQEAAEMASMDRGGRMQNLLNSYGKLPESARPVPRVRDGLEYASLDQGGRMSRLMHEGDTLPGDLKPPPRAPSSSGRRNVRKGKQGTVSQVFAETAKWQIVTKPGIRSTKGALG